From the Lathyrus oleraceus cultivar Zhongwan6 chromosome 3, CAAS_Psat_ZW6_1.0, whole genome shotgun sequence genome, the window tgagtcaaccacatcccaacttctctggcatgggtcatgagctcagctacgacggtacaccatcattgcatactgaagactatgctgagttggctgaataccccaacggaccttctcctgtaggaggtagtgacgctcctggccccttagatgaacaaacaccggtgcagaatcgtcaacgtgggttagggccaagggttagggtagctaggggatgtgggaccggaggtcggttaggtgatcccgatcatcaccattaggtttctttgtgtaaactccaaactttaTTAATATAAAGTCGTATcatatcaaatttatctttgtgtaaactacaaacattaggtttctttgtgtaaactccattttggcaaaattcacatacacatgttttgactgaaaccctaattttgggtcaacttcccaatgacctaactcactcattttttatgattttgagatgggacAAAGTGCATTGaaaagtttgagatgtctacttaaattgttatgttggacaaaatttcataattctaaaagaaacacatgtgataatacaaaacattataggtcacataacaattgaaatgtgaaaaagtccaacttcaggtgcccataactttctcatagaaaatccaaatgatgcaaaattttagtccaaattcattgtcttgaaaagatatacaacttttatgttgaaggttttgtcatttgaggcttttatcattcaaacagaagggcttgaagttggtcccttttggcaaaattcacatacacatgttttgacagaaaccctaattttggatcaacttcccaaggacctaactccttcatttttaattattttgaggtgggaccaattgcattggaaattttgagatgtctacttcaattgttatgttggacaaaatttcatgattctaaaagaaacacatgtgataatacaaaacattataggtcacataagagttgaaaaaatcagaagtccaacttcaagtgtccataactttctcataaaaagtgcaaatgatgcaaaatttatgtccaaattcattgttttgaaaagatctacaactttcatgttggaggttttgtcatttgaggcaTTTTAGAGGGAGTtgccaattgaattggcgactcctcttaaaacttacacataggcgccaattggattggctagggcacctgccctagccaatccaattggcgcctccattcaagttttaagaggagtcgccaattcaattggagactcctcctaaaagtggggtacttTGGGAATTTTTCTGAAATCTGGgatattttggatttttttttgaaaaactgggttatctcggtaaaaaaaaCCTGCCTTTTTCTTGATCCTATCTTTTTTCTTCATAATCTTACTCTTTATTTTGTGATGTGCTCGCCTACTCTTGTTCGTCCTGTTTAGAGTCGTAACGATCGGACCGGTTTAGTGGCGTCATACCGGGCGGACCGGGAATCTAAAAACTTGACCGAACTATTTATATGCTCTGTTGACCGGTCGACGGGTCAGGCTTTCGGTCCGGTTTATTCTAAAACACTGCGTGTATCAACTTCAGCGCTTCATCAGTGAGCACCAAGGTTTTTCTCTTGTACGTGATTTAAAATCCGTAAAGAAGAACAAAACCCGAGAGCACAAGTGTTGTAGCTTCTTTTCACTTGCACTTCCATTACCTCTTTCTCGGTAACTTAGGGTTTTTATATATTAATTCTTCTTCATCTCCCTCCATTTTATATTCTAATTTTCTGATTCATATCGCAATTTCTGCTTAGTTCGTTTCGGCGATTCACGGAATCCAAAGTTTCGTTGATTGATCCATCATGTTGGCCAAGAGACTAACCTCCTTCCTTAAACTCTCCCCCAAACCTAAAATTTCCAGGTAAGTTATATTTTGCTTCTCGTAAATTCCTTTAATGTTCAAAATTCCTGATATTTTATTGAAATTGAAATCATAATATGAATGGTCCATGATTGTAACTACCAATTTTAAATAATCGCAGTGCCGTGAAGGATGCGGATGAAAAACAGGGTAAATATTTTGCTCGTAAGGCAGTGTCGTTTGTTTTGATTACTATTACTGGTGGTGTTGCTCTGAGTGCTCTCGACGACCTTTCTATCTATCATGGTTGTAGCAGGTAAATATCATGTGTTTTTCAAGAATGCTAAACTTTTTTGGTTAAAACTGAAAGTTGAACCTCCTCTTATCTCCTTCTACATGAAAATAACTAATAGTAATGATGGTTATATTCAGAGCAAGATAAATTTGATAGGTAAGTTCAGCATCCAAGCTTGTACTTATAATGACCCCTAGGTAAAGAAACTGAGTCATAGGAACTTGTCTGAACCCGACAACCTTGTACCTTAAATAATAACCACTTAGCTGAATTCACACCGCCGCCAATTCACCACAAAGCTTGTTTATCTTGCTTGGAATCTTGCTGGCGCAGAGGTAACTGTCGGAAGTTGAATAGTCACTTTTGCATTGATACGCACCAGTGACGTCGCCGGTGGTTGTATTGTATCGGGGAATGTTTTCTTTAGAGGTGCTATAAAAATTTAATCTTTATATTAAACTAAATTCTTACTATTAAACAAATTAACACCGACACACACCCCAGTTGGTAATGTGGTTAATTGAGTTGAGCAGATGATTAGTTACCTGAAGCGGAAGGAGAAGTGAAAACTCCATTGAGGTAAAAGCTATAATTGATAAAGCAACTAAAGAGATAAATCTGAGCAGAAATTGAATCACCACACTCTTAACACAATCACTACATGCTctttatattttaattataataacCCCTAGGTGGCCTTGGTGTATCACCATTTCCAAATTCTTTGTTATCATTCCTCCAATTGAATATTATTATACTTTCGACCGGCTTTCATTGTTTTTCTCAGTAGATATTGGACAGTAAGCATCTCGAAGACAAAAAACTTTTATGCAATCCTATTACTAATACTTATAAAAAAGGATCTTCTCAACTACTGCTCTGTATATTCCAAAATTGAATGACGTGCTCCCTATGGCCGCTCCTAAAATTATTTCCTGTAAAATTTGCAGCAAGGCCATGGAGGATGCAAGCAAGAACCAGGCAATAATAGATGCCATTGGAGAACCAATTGTTAAAGGTTCATGGTACAATGCATCTCTTGCAGTGGCTCACAAGAGGCAATCCGTGTCTTGCTCGTTTCCCGTTTCTGGACCCCTAGGCTCAGGTGTCTTACAGCTGAAGGCAGTCCGCGATGGAGGTTAGCAATTTGAATGCCAACGCTTTTCCAAACTCTTGATGTGTCTATAACTAACTAATATTACTACCATGAGGCTATATAAATCTGGTTGCTTGCTTTGACATATTGTTTGGACAGTTGGGGACACAAGTGAGGTCAGTTTGATAGTAGCTAATAACATTGATTATTGGTATGGTTTCTTTGAAACAGATGACTCTTGGTCTTCTTTTTTTCTTCCTCGAGATTGGGAAATTTTAGTCATGGACGCTCTCCTCCATGTACCTGGGAACGAGGAGAAGCATCAGACATTACGGATTAATCTCTCACCCAAGTTGTCTCCTTCTATTGCTTGCACCGACTGTGTAGCTTGTCCATCCGATAGATCAGAGGCGAAGTTGAGTTCCAATCAATAATAGTAAGCTTAAGTGGCTATCAATATTTCGACTATAAACACTTGTTTCTGGTTTTAAACATTTTACATG encodes:
- the LOC127126004 gene encoding uncharacterized protein LOC127126004 — translated: MLAKRLTSFLKLSPKPKISSAVKDADEKQGKYFARKAVSFVLITITGGVALSALDDLSIYHGCSSKAMEDASKNQAIIDAIGEPIVKGSWYNASLAVAHKRQSVSCSFPVSGPLGSGVLQLKAVRDGDDSWSSFFLPRDWEILVMDALLHVPGNEEKHQTLRINLSPKLSPSIACTDCVACPSDRSEAKLSSNQ